One Streptomyces hundungensis DNA segment encodes these proteins:
- the uraH gene encoding hydroxyisourate hydrolase, translating to MSTATTASVSTHILDTSVGRPAEGVAISLAARSGSGAEWTALGGSATDADGRCKDLPALPEGTTHVRLDFEVETYFSKKQAEAQQDAPRVRDSGAFFPEVAITFAVTPGEHYHVPLLLNPFGYSVYRGS from the coding sequence ATGAGCACCGCCACCACCGCTTCGGTGTCCACGCACATCCTGGACACCAGCGTCGGACGCCCCGCCGAGGGCGTCGCCATCTCGCTCGCGGCCCGCTCGGGCTCCGGCGCCGAGTGGACCGCGCTCGGCGGCTCCGCGACCGACGCGGACGGGCGCTGCAAGGACCTGCCGGCGCTGCCGGAAGGCACCACCCATGTACGACTCGACTTCGAGGTCGAGACGTACTTCTCCAAGAAGCAAGCCGAGGCGCAGCAGGACGCCCCCCGCGTAAGGGACAGCGGTGCGTTCTTCCCGGAGGTGGCGATCACTTTCGCCGTCACCCCGGGCGAGCACTACCACGTACCGCTGCTGCTCAACCCGTTCGGCTACTCCGTTTACCGAGGGAGCTAG
- the uraD gene encoding 2-oxo-4-hydroxy-4-carboxy-5-ureidoimidazoline decarboxylase produces the protein MTSTSTPGLARFNTSTDSAALAVLHEVCASSAWGSKLLAQRPYATAEDLFAASDAALAELDVKDLQEAMAGHPPIGRPKPGDPTSAREQRGMAGASEALKAELLELNLAYQEKFGHVFLICATGATGEQMRDAVKTRIGNTSEEEREIVRTELGKINRIRLTRLVEEDKD, from the coding sequence GTGACTTCGACTTCGACACCGGGCCTCGCCCGGTTCAACACCTCCACGGACAGTGCGGCGCTCGCCGTGCTCCACGAGGTGTGCGCCAGTTCGGCGTGGGGGAGCAAGCTGCTCGCCCAGCGCCCGTACGCCACCGCAGAGGACCTCTTCGCCGCAAGCGACGCCGCTCTGGCCGAGCTGGACGTGAAGGACCTTCAAGAGGCGATGGCCGGGCACCCGCCGATCGGCCGGCCGAAGCCCGGTGACCCCACCTCCGCACGTGAACAGCGCGGCATGGCCGGGGCCTCCGAGGCCCTCAAGGCCGAGCTGCTCGAACTGAACCTGGCCTACCAGGAGAAGTTCGGCCACGTCTTCCTGATCTGCGCCACCGGTGCCACCGGCGAGCAGATGCGTGACGCGGTGAAGACCCGGATCGGCAACACCTCCGAGGAGGAGCGCGAGATCGTGCGCACCGAACTCGGGAAGATCAACCGAATCCGGCTGACCCGTCTCGTAGAAGAGGACAAGGACTGA